A segment of the Paraburkholderia fungorum genome:
CGCTCAATCCGAAGAAGCTGATTCAGGACCTCGTCACGGGGATGGTGGGCGGCACGGATGCCGACTACGCCGGCAGCCCGACGCCGGGTATTCCGCTCGGCAAGCATGCCGGCGCACCTGGAAAACTGCTGATTTCGAGCCTGATCGAAGCCGATACGCTGTGGTCCTGCACGACTTGCCGCGCTTGTGTGCAGGAGTGCCCGATGCTGATCGAGCATGTCGATGCGATCGTCGATATGCGCCGCAACCAGACGCTGGTCGAAGGCATCGTGCCGGGCAAGGGGCCGCTGACGCTCGCCAATCTGCGTGAGACGGGCAGCGCTAACGGCTATGACATCGGCGCGCGTTATGACTGGGCGGTCGATCTGCAAGTGCAGGTCGCGCAACCCGGGCGTCATGTGGACGTGTTGCTGATCGCAGGCGAAGGCGCGTTCGACATGCGCTATCAACGCACATTGCGCGCGCTGGTCAAAGTGCTGAACCGGGCGGGACTCGACTATGCGGTGCTCGGCGGCGTCGAAACCGATACCGGCGACACGGCCCGCCGTCTCGGTGACGAAGCCACTTTCCAGCAACTCGCGCACAAGCTGATCGGCACGTTGTCGCAATACTCGTTCAGCAGGATCGTCACGGCAGACCCGCACGTGCTGCATAGCCTGCGCAACGAATATCGCGCACTGGGCGGCTTTTACGACGTTCAGCATCACACGGCGCTGATCGAACAACTGGTCGCGAGCGGCAAGCTGTCGCCGCGCGCCACGGCGGCATTCGCGGACCGCAAGATCACCTATCACGACCCGTGCTATCTGGGCCGCTATAACGGCGAGACCGAAGCGCCACGCCGGGTGCTAAAGAGTATCGGCATCAAGGTGATCGAAATGGAGCGCAACGGTATGCGCGGACGCTGCTGCGGAGGCGGAGGCGGCGCACCGCTGACCGATATTCCGGGCAAACGCCGCATTCCCGACATCCGTATCGACGACGCCCGCGCGAGCGGCGCTGACATCGTCGCGGTGGCTTGCCCGAATTGCACGGCGATGCTCGAAGGCGTGGTGGGGCCGCGTCCCGACGTGCTGGACGTTGCCGAACTGGTTGCTGCGGCGCTGGAGTAACGCGATGAATACGCTCAAACGAATCGATCCGCGCAGGCCGTACACGGTGACGGCAGAGGGGCTCAAACGCATCACGCTGGGCGCGACGGGTGACGCGCTCGCAATGCAGTTCAACATGCCGGGTGGCGTGGTCGTGCATCATGAATCGTCCAGGCCGCGCCGCACGACCGCCGCGCCGCAACGTGTATTGCTGGTAGCCGCACATGCCGACCGTGGCGCATTGGACGACCACGCACGTCAGACGCTGGCGGCCGCCGCCTTTATCGCCGATGCAGCGACGGAAATCGTGCTGCTCGTATTCGGCGAATTCACCGGCGACGCCGCCACGTCAGGAGCCGACAAACTGATCGAACTGCCGATGTTCGACCGCCGCCAATATGCGCCCGATGACGAATTGAACGTGTTGGCCGCGTGCGTCGCGGCCTATTCGCCAGTGCATGTTTTTCTGCCAGACAATGCCACTGGCGACGGCGATCTGGGTCGCCGCTATGCCGCAGCCGCTAACGCAAGCATCGCAACCCACGTCGTAGAAATCGACGCGCAGCATGTCGCCGCTTATATCCACGCGAATACGGCGCTCGCTTCACGCAATCTACCGGACGTAGTGCTGCTCGCACCCAACGCGGTCGATCCGAAACTGCCGTTCGTCGGCGCAGGCGAACGTGTTGTGTGGCGCTTCGATAGCGCGACTATTTCGTCAAAAGGTGCCGTGCGCGATCTCGGTATCGAGGAAATCGACGCCGCGCAACTGGCGCTCGAAGAAGCGGATTTCATCGTGTCCGCAGGTAATGGCGTGAGCGACGTGCCGGCGTTCGAGAAGCTGGCGGGCACCTTGGGCGCGGCCATCGGCGCGAGCCGTGTCGCCGTCGACGACGGCAAATTCACCCGCGACAAGCAGATCGGCGCAACCGGCAAGACGGTCGAAGCGAGCGTGGTTATCGCGTTCGGCATTTCCGGCGCCGTGCAGCATCTGCAAGGGATCAAGGATTGCCGTCACGTGATTGCCGTGAATCTGGACGCCAGCGCGCCGATCGCGAAGCGGGCGAATCTGACCGTTATCGCGGATGCGCAGGAAACCATCGCGGCGCTCAACGAAGCGGCCGCAGCGGCGCGCAAGGCTCGTGGAACCGGCGCGGCCTTGCTCAATACGACGGCGGCTCCCGAAGGAGTGCTCGCATGAAGATCGCCGTTCTGGTGTCGGTGGGGCGTCATCCGGTTAGCGGCGTTGCGCGCTATTGCCGCAACGATGCAGCGGCGCTGACCATCGCGCTATCGCTCGCAAAAGCGCACGACGCAACGCTCGACGTGCTGCATGCCGGCGATCCGTCGAATCCTGCGTTAAAGGAGTATCTGGCACTCGGCGCGCGTTCGGTCGACGTACTCGAACTGTCCGGCGAATCCGCTTCGCAGGCTGACGCCGCGACATGGCTTGCGGCGCGTCTGCGGGATTACGACCTTATTCTGACGGGCACTCGTGCAGAAGGCGCCTTCGACAGCGGTATGTTGCCGTATCGCGTCGCGCACGAGTTGGACATTCCGCTGGTGGGCGCAGCAGTCGACCTGACTGTGCGGGACGGACTCGCGCAAGTGCGGCAGTTCATGCCGAAGGGCTTGCGCCGTCGCGTGGAAGTCGAATTGCCCGCGCTGATAGCCGTGCATCCGCTCGCTAATGCCGCGCCGACTTACGCTTATGCAAGGTTGCGCGAAGGCACGATCCGCTCCGTTGCCGCGACTTCATCATTAAAAAACCCCGACCACCTCGCGTGGAGCATCCGTCCCTCGACCGCAAAACCGGTGCGTCTCGCCGCCGCTGAAAAGCGCTCGGGCCACGCGCGGATGCTGTCGGCGACCACCACCGAGAGCCGCGGCGGCAGCGTCGTAATTGAAGGGAGTTCCGTCGAAAAAGCACAAGTGATTCTCGCGTATTTGCGCGAGCATCAACTCGTGGATTATTGAATTCCGGTTCGGGCCAGCGTGCGACCAGGAGGGCCTGGTGCAGCGCCAGACGTGACATGCAACGGAGCACACAATGAAAGTTTCGGCAGACGTTCGCGCAATGATCGAACGCCGCAAAAAGAATTACACGCTGGAAGCGCCGTTCTATACGAGCGAAGATATTTTCGCGCTCGACATGGAAGCGATTTTCCGTCAGCACTGGATTCAGGTCGCAATAGAACCCGACGTGCCGGAACCGGGCGATTACATCACCGTGGAAATCGGCCGCGATTCGATTCTGATCGTGCGCGACGACGATATGCAGGTGCGCGCGTTTCACAATGTTTGCCGCCACCGTGGCGCGCGTTTGTGCAATAGCGACAAAGGCTCGCTTGGCAATATCGTCTGCCCGTATCACAGCTGGACCTATAACCTGAGCGGCGACCTGATGTTCGCCGAGCATATGGGTGAACAATTCGACCGCTGCAAACACAGCCTGAAGGCCGTGCATGTCGAGAATCTCGCCGGGCTGATTTTCATCTGTCTCGCCGACACACCGCCCGCTGACTTTTCCGTGATGCGCGCTGCCATGGAGCCGTATCTGCTGCCGCACGATCTGGCGAGCTGCAAGATCGCCGCGTCGATCGATATCGTCGAGGAAGGCAACTGGAAGCTCACGATGGAGAACAATCGCGAGTGCTATCACTGCGTCGCGAACCATCCAGAGCTGACCATTTCGCTGTATGAATACGGCTTCGGTTATCAGCGCACGCCCGCCAATGAAGAAGGCATGGCCGCGTTCGAAGAAACCGTCGCGCGTCGAACTGCGCAGTGGGAAGCGATGAACTTGCCGTCGGCGGAAATCGAACGGCTCGCCGATCTGGTCACGGGTTTTCGCACGCAACGCCTGCCGCTCGATCGCGACGGCGAGTCGCAGACGCTCGACGCGAAAGTGGCGTCGAAGAAGTTGCTCGGCGGTTTCGAGCAGGCCGATCTCGGCGGCCTGTCGTTCTGGACGCAGCCTAATTCGTGGCATCACTTCATGAGCGATCACATCGTCACGTTCTCGGTGATTCCGTTGTCCGCGGATAAAACGCTGGTGCGCACGAAATGGCTCGTGCACAAAGACGCGCGCGAAGGTATCGACTACGACGTCAACAATCTGACGGCCGTATGGCGCGCGACCAATGATCAGGACCGCGCGCTCGTCGAGTATTCACAACGTGGTGCAAGCAGCAGCGCGTATGAGCCGGGGCCGTATTCACCCTTTACCGAAGGGCTCGTCGAGAAGTTTTGCGAGTGGTACATCGGCCGGATGGCGGATTACGGCAATGCGCCGCAAACTCACGAGGCCGGCACGGGAACGCCGGTTTCACACGGCGAAAAAGTCGTGTCCTTCAAGCGCTGAGCGCGACACCGCAACCAGGAGCGGGAGAAAACAATGATGCGCGATCAGGCGACGTTTCAGCCCGGCGCCGAGCCGGTGCTACAGGGCGCGGCGAGTCTCGTTACCAGCCGTGTGACCCGGCCGCTGTTCTGGGACGCGCTGCCCGCGCGCTGGAATAGCGACGCCGACGACACGTTGGAGTGCTGCCAGGTCCGTGACGAAACGCATGACGTGAAGAGCTTTTTCTTCCGCGCGCCTTCCGAACGGGCGTTCGTGTTTGAGCCGGGGCAGTTCATTACGCTGGAACTGGAGATCGACGGCGAGTCGATCAATCGCTGCTATACGATTTCGTCGCCGCCCACGCGGCCGCATACGATTTCGATCACGGTCAAGCGCGTGCCGGGCGGCAAGGTGTCGAACTGGCTGCACGACAATCTGCGAGCCGGTTCAACAGTTCGCGTGCTCGGGCCTTCCGGCGCATTCACCTGCGCGCGGCATCCGGCGCGCAAGTTTCTGTTTCTGTCGGCGGGTTCGGGCATTACGCCGTTGATGTCGATGAGCCGCGCGCATCACGAACTCGGTGAAGACAGCGACATCGTGTTCGTCCACAGCGCGCGCACGCCGGACGATATTATCTTCGCGCGCGAGCTTGATCTGATCGCGTCGAATCAGGCTCATTTTCGGACGGCCTTTGTTTGCGAGCGGGTCGGCGCGCGTACAAACTGGCCAGGTGTCACCGGTTTTCTGACGTTGCCGCTGTTAAAACTGATTGCGCCGGACTTCATGGAGCGAGAGATCTTTTGCTGCGGTCCCGCGCCTTACATGCAGGCCGTGCGCAATCTGCTGGGTGAGGGCGGGTTCGACCGCAATCGTTATCACGAGGAAAGTTTTTCGTTCGATACCGTCAGCGAAGTGGCCGCGCAATTGACCATCGCGCATGTCGCGGACGTGCTGCAATACGCGAGCGCGCCCGTCGCGGCGGAGAGTTTTGCCGAGGCGCGTGATGAGGCTC
Coding sequences within it:
- a CDS encoding electron transfer flavoprotein subunit alpha/FixB family protein yields the protein MNTLKRIDPRRPYTVTAEGLKRITLGATGDALAMQFNMPGGVVVHHESSRPRRTTAAPQRVLLVAAHADRGALDDHARQTLAAAAFIADAATEIVLLVFGEFTGDAATSGADKLIELPMFDRRQYAPDDELNVLAACVAAYSPVHVFLPDNATGDGDLGRRYAAAANASIATHVVEIDAQHVAAYIHANTALASRNLPDVVLLAPNAVDPKLPFVGAGERVVWRFDSATISSKGAVRDLGIEEIDAAQLALEEADFIVSAGNGVSDVPAFEKLAGTLGAAIGASRVAVDDGKFTRDKQIGATGKTVEASVVIAFGISGAVQHLQGIKDCRHVIAVNLDASAPIAKRANLTVIADAQETIAALNEAAAAARKARGTGAALLNTTAAPEGVLA
- a CDS encoding hybrid-cluster NAD(P)-dependent oxidoreductase — its product is MMRDQATFQPGAEPVLQGAASLVTSRVTRPLFWDALPARWNSDADDTLECCQVRDETHDVKSFFFRAPSERAFVFEPGQFITLELEIDGESINRCYTISSPPTRPHTISITVKRVPGGKVSNWLHDNLRAGSTVRVLGPSGAFTCARHPARKFLFLSAGSGITPLMSMSRAHHELGEDSDIVFVHSARTPDDIIFARELDLIASNQAHFRTAFVCERVGARTNWPGVTGFLTLPLLKLIAPDFMEREIFCCGPAPYMQAVRNLLGEGGFDRNRYHEESFSFDTVSEVAAQLTIAHVADVLQYASAPVAAESFAEARDEALGFAPEPALAPVPLAVDVEVEVETRFKVSFAKSNREIECGSGQHVLDAAKKAGVRLPASCTQGMCGTCKVKLVSGEVSMKHAGGIRQREIDQGMVLLCCSKPLTDLVVDK
- a CDS encoding aromatic ring-hydroxylating oxygenase subunit alpha, with the protein product MKVSADVRAMIERRKKNYTLEAPFYTSEDIFALDMEAIFRQHWIQVAIEPDVPEPGDYITVEIGRDSILIVRDDDMQVRAFHNVCRHRGARLCNSDKGSLGNIVCPYHSWTYNLSGDLMFAEHMGEQFDRCKHSLKAVHVENLAGLIFICLADTPPADFSVMRAAMEPYLLPHDLASCKIAASIDIVEEGNWKLTMENNRECYHCVANHPELTISLYEYGFGYQRTPANEEGMAAFEETVARRTAQWEAMNLPSAEIERLADLVTGFRTQRLPLDRDGESQTLDAKVASKKLLGGFEQADLGGLSFWTQPNSWHHFMSDHIVTFSVIPLSADKTLVRTKWLVHKDAREGIDYDVNNLTAVWRATNDQDRALVEYSQRGASSSAYEPGPYSPFTEGLVEKFCEWYIGRMADYGNAPQTHEAGTGTPVSHGEKVVSFKR
- a CDS encoding drug:proton antiporter; protein product: MKIAVLVSVGRHPVSGVARYCRNDAAALTIALSLAKAHDATLDVLHAGDPSNPALKEYLALGARSVDVLELSGESASQADAATWLAARLRDYDLILTGTRAEGAFDSGMLPYRVAHELDIPLVGAAVDLTVRDGLAQVRQFMPKGLRRRVEVELPALIAVHPLANAAPTYAYARLREGTIRSVAATSSLKNPDHLAWSIRPSTAKPVRLAAAEKRSGHARMLSATTTESRGGSVVIEGSSVEKAQVILAYLREHQLVDY
- a CDS encoding (Fe-S)-binding protein, giving the protein MSPVFVITVLLWLSVAGLAFAVAKRAAYWREGRATAAGAYGWTNLLAIPKRYFVDLHHVVARDPYIAKTHVATAGGAILAMALVFVNYGLAIYSPWLDRLIFLAALVMLAGAVFVWRRRHGAKAAPARLSRGPWDHLPLLLGSFALGLALFIVLPAATMSGALAIIVALLIAVGAFTMTFGAARGGPMKHALAGLLHLAFHPRQERFAARHDNDVVPPTALKAPLLDAKEYGVGKPVEFRWNQLLSFDACVQCGKCEAACPAFAAGQPLNPKKLIQDLVTGMVGGTDADYAGSPTPGIPLGKHAGAPGKLLISSLIEADTLWSCTTCRACVQECPMLIEHVDAIVDMRRNQTLVEGIVPGKGPLTLANLRETGSANGYDIGARYDWAVDLQVQVAQPGRHVDVLLIAGEGAFDMRYQRTLRALVKVLNRAGLDYAVLGGVETDTGDTARRLGDEATFQQLAHKLIGTLSQYSFSRIVTADPHVLHSLRNEYRALGGFYDVQHHTALIEQLVASGKLSPRATAAFADRKITYHDPCYLGRYNGETEAPRRVLKSIGIKVIEMERNGMRGRCCGGGGGAPLTDIPGKRRIPDIRIDDARASGADIVAVACPNCTAMLEGVVGPRPDVLDVAELVAAALE